The following is a genomic window from Homalodisca vitripennis isolate AUS2020 chromosome 5, UT_GWSS_2.1, whole genome shotgun sequence.
GGGTTGCTGTTTTCATTTGggaattcttaaaattaaaccttgcagttctaaaattaaaatataggctTCTATTTACCTACCCAACACTGTGGGCTGAGGCACCCATTTTGTGAGCTTCACGTTTTCAGGAAGGCCAGGAATATTTTCAATTCCAGTTTTCCACAGAACTTTTTGCGGAAGCCGTTTAAATGCATTTACGAACGCCTGAATGTATTTACTGGGCATGTTATGTTCAGGAACAAATGTACCCAAACTGAAGAAAATCAATCCTTGTTTAGCATTGTCAACAAATGTTTTtatgtcctgaaaataaaacaaaaaactttgaaataaaaactcttttacaaatattgataaagTGATGCGGTTAATcgaaaaataatgtatattaagcGCTTTGAATGAACataaaagtttttctttaaattcttaaaaaccaaatgaaatataaatttcatatatacgTACCTTGGGTAAAGGAGTCATATGAGTAGACATGTGGGCCCCTCCAATTGGTATCATATTAGGTGTGTATGGCCTGGGATATTCTAGGCTTTTTTgtgaatttataaaagttattgagATCTCTTTCAGCATCTCTGAGACATGGGGCATGCTGGGATCTTTGTAATATTGTTCCACTAATCTCTGTTGGTTGGGGAGGTGTTCAAAGTGATACGAGAGAAAAGTAAGAACTGTCGATAGAAAGTTCTGTAGCCTCTCCTTAAAGgacattttgtttgtaaatgaaaAGGAACTCGCTTCTGGGATGTGTGAAATGGATAAGGAGTTTCCGGCAACCCAGTCGATAAGACTCCAGGTGGTGAATCCTTGGAAATTTATGATAGGAGCTTTAAACTTGTGGCTAAACACGGAGAGAGATTCTTGACCAAACGTGAATTCTAGAAAAATGAGGTCAAAATTTTGATCTGATT
Proteins encoded in this region:
- the LOC124361812 gene encoding UDP-glycosyltransferase UGT5-like isoform X4; the protein is MKILLILMSLGSLAHGARILAVLPFPSKSHSIMHYTIFNLMAQRGHEVVVYSVYPPPYSIANLTYTHLPSGLTEMTNSWTLELFHEIAGSTNFYGCTALGVFALTTAACEDVFKNENIKELLESDQNFDLIFLEFTFGQESLSVFSHKFKAPIINFQGFTTWSLIDWVAGNSLSISHIPEASSFSFTNKMSFKERLQNFLSTVLTFLSYHFEHLPNQQRLVEQYYKDPSMPHVSEMLKEISITFINSQKSLEYPRPYTPNMIPIGGAHMSTHMTPLPKDIKTFVDNAKQGLIFFSLGTFVPEHNMPSKYIQAFVNAFKRLPQKVLWKTGIENIPGLPENVKLTKWVPQPTVLGHPNCVLFLTHGGLFSQHETFYAGVPVVGIPFFTEQRFNMKFYESLGVGIKLELNDVTEEAVYKAITTILNNPR